A window of the Equus przewalskii isolate Varuska chromosome 10, EquPr2, whole genome shotgun sequence genome harbors these coding sequences:
- the LOC103544046 gene encoding galectin-9B-like, with translation MASSTQPPYLNPVAPFSATIQGGLQEGLQITVRGTVLASSGTRFAVNFQTGRSDDDIAFHFNPQFEEGGYLVCNTKEKGRWGQEEKRHLPFQRRSPFELSFLVLSSCFQVMLNGSPFVRYPHRVPFHRVDTLSVTGTVQLSSISFQKQSMINSKLNATEQMSPLMPFFTSIPGGLYPSKSIVVSGTVLHSAQSFHINLRSGSDVAFHLKPLFKEKTVVLNTQIDGSWGHVEKTLSGKMPFTRGRSFSVWITCEARCLRVDVDGQHLCDYNHRLKNLHAINVLEVAGDIKLTRLQT, from the exons ATGGCCAGCAGCACACAGCCCCCCTACCTGAACCCA GTCGCCCCCTTCTCTGCGACAATCCAAGGGGGTCTCCAGGAGGGACTTCAGATCACTGTCCGTGGAACTGTTTTAGCCTCCAGTGGAACCAG GTTTGCTGTGAACTTTCAGACTGGCCGCAGTGACGATGACATTGCCTTCCACTTCAACCCTCAATTTGAAGAAGGCGGTTATTTGGTCTGCAACACGAAGGAGAAAGGAcgctgggggcaggaggagaagaggcACCTGCCCTTTCAGAGGAGGAGCCCTTTTGAGCTCAGCTTCCTGGTGCTGAGCTCATGTTTCCAG GTGATGTTGAACGGGAGCCCCTTTGTGCGGTACCCACACCGTGTGCCCTTCCACCGCGTGGACACCCTCTCTGTCACCGGCACTGTGCAGCTGTCCTCCATCAGCTTCCAG aagCAATCAATGATTAACTCAAAGCTAAACGCCACTGAACAGATGTCACCA CTGATGCCTTTCTTCACCAGCATCCCGGGTGGCCTGTACCCCTCCAAGAGCATTGTCGTGTCAGGCACCGTCCTGCACAGCGCTCAGTC GTTCCACATCAACCTGCGCTCTGGGAGTGACGTCGCCTTCCACCTGAAACCCCTTTTCAAAGAGAAAACCGTGGTCCTCAACACACAGATCGATGGCTCTTGGGGACATGTGGAGAAAACTCTATCTGGAAAAATGCCCTTCACCCGAGGCCGGAGCTTCTCG GTGTGGATCACATGTGAAGCCCGTTGCCTCAGGGTAGACGTGGATGGTCAGCACCTGTGTGACTACAACCACCGCCTGAAGAACCTGCACGCCATCAACGTCCTCGAAGTGGCTGGTGACATCAAGCTGACTCGTTTGCAGACATAG